Proteins encoded within one genomic window of Cucumis sativus cultivar 9930 chromosome 3, Cucumber_9930_V3, whole genome shotgun sequence:
- the LOC101205005 gene encoding cellulose synthase-like protein D1, translating into MATSSPKKSVSNSPTSSGRPPQAVKFSRRTASGRFVSLSRDEDLDMSGDYSGQTDYINYTVLMPPTPDNQPGGGGTGSDSKSDGMAKSRFGSEARGLVRRVGDPEPNGGDGDAGKMDRRMSVMKSSNNNNKSMLLRSQTSDFDHNRWLFESKGKYGIGNAYWEDGEQDHGYVSEGMSMADFLDKPWRPLTRKIKVPPAVLSPYRLLVFIRMVVLAFFLAWRIRNPNPDAVWLWAMSIVCEIWFAFSWLLDILPKLNPINRATDLGALREKFDQATQTNPTGRSDLPGVDVFVSTADPEKEPPLVTANTILSILAADYPVEKLSCYISDDGGAILSFEAMAEAVKFAEVWVPFCRKHNIEPRNPDSYFNVKTDPTKNKKRPDFVKDRRWIKREYDEFKVRINGLPDAIRKRSEMHNKREEDKEKKLARDKNGGDTPAEPVNVLKATWMADGTHWPGTWLNPSPDHSKGDHAGILQVMTKVPENDPVLGHPDENKLDFTGVDIRVPMFAYVSREKRPGYDHNKKAGAMNAMVRASAVLSNGPFILNLDCDHYLYNCQAMREGMCFMMDRGGDRICYIQFPQRFEGIDPSDRYANHNTVFFDGNMRALDGLQGPVYVGTGCMFRRYALYGFNPPRANEYTGMFGQVKSVARTNYQPQSEEDDSDSQPLTSHPDLDLPKKFGSSTIFTESIPVAEFQGRPLADHISVKNGRPPGALLMARPPLDAQTVAEAVAVISCWYEDKTEWGERIGWIYGSVTEDVVTGYRMHNRGWRSVYCITKRDAFRGTAPINLTDRLHQVLRWATGSVEIFFSKNNAFLGSKRLKFLQRVAYLNVGIYPFTSIFLVVYCFLPALSLFSGHFIVQGLNVAFLTYLLIITVCLCLLSLLEVKWSGIALEEWWRNEQFWVIGGTSAHLAAVIQGLLKVVAGIEISFTLTSKSAGDDEDDIYADLYLVKWTSLFIMPLTIMIVNIIAVVIGFSRTVYSVIPQWSKLAGGLFFSFWVLAHMYPFAKGLMGRRGRLPTIVYVWSGLLSITVSLLWISISPPDADGTTQT; encoded by the exons atggcGACTTCAAGCCCTAAGAAATCGGTTTCGAACTCACCGACTTCCTCCGGCCGACCACCGCAGGCAGTGAAATTTTCTCGCCGGACTGCAAGTGGCCGATTCGTAAGTCTTTCTCGCGACGAAGATCTAGACATGTCAGGCGATTACTCTGGCCAAACCGATTACATAAACTACACTGTATTGATGCCTCCGACTCCGGATAATCAGCCAGGGGGAGGCGGAACGGGTTCGGATTCGAAATCAGACGGTATGGCTAAGAGTCGATTCGGATCGGAGGCTCGAGGGTTGGTTAGGCGAGTAGGAGATCCAGAGCCGAATGGAGGAGATGGCGATGCGGGGAAGATGGATCGGAGAATGTCGGTAATGAAATCGtcgaataataataataaatcgaTGCTGTTGAGAAGCCAAACTTCGGATTTTGATCACAATCGTTGGTTGTTTGAGTCGAAAGGAAAATACGGAATCGGAAATGCGTATTGGGAGGATGGTGAACAAGATCATGGGTATGTTAGTGAGGGGATGAGTATGGCGGATTTCTTGGACAAGCCATGGCGACCGCTCACTCGTAAAATCAAAGTTCCCCCCGCTGTTCTTAGCCCCTACAG GCTGCTGGTGTTCATTCGAATGGTAGTATTGGCATTCTTCCTTGCATGGCGAATTCGAAACCCTAATCCTGATGCAGTATGGCTATGGGCAATGTCTATCGTTTGTGAGATATGGTTTGCTTTCTCATGGTTATTGGATATACTTCCCAAGCTCAACCCTATAAATCGAGCCACTGACCTCGGCGCGCTTCGAGAAAAGTTCGACCAAGCCACCCAGACCAACCCGACTGGGCGGTCTGACCTCCCCGGAGTCGACGTGTTTGTGTCAACAGCCGACCCGGAGAAGGAACCGCCACTCGTCACGGCCAACACCATCCTTTCAATCCTGGCCGCTGATTACCCAGTGGAAAAGCTCTCGTGCTACATTTCAGATGACGGTGGCGCCATACTTTCCTTTGAAGCCATGGCGGAGGCTGTTAAGTTTGCTGAG GTATGGGTACCGTTCTGCCGGAAGCACAACATAGAACCGAGAAATCCAGACAGTTACTTCAACGTAAAAACGGATCCGACGAAGAACAAGAAGCGGCCGGATTTTGTGAAGGACCGGCGGTGGATAAAGAGGGAGTACGACGAGTTCAAGGTAAGGATCAACGGGCTACCGGATGCCATAAGGAAGAGGAGTGAAATGCACAACAAAAGAGAGGAAGACAAGGAGAAGAAACTAGCTCGAGATAAGAACGGCGGCGACACTCCGGCTGAGCCCGTCAACGTCCTTAAGGCCACGTGGATGGCCGATGGTACCCACTGGCCTGGAACTTGGCTTAACCCATCCCCTGACCATTCCAAGGGTGACCACGCTGGCATTTTGCAG GTAATGACAAAGGTACCAGAAAACGACCCAGTACTGGGGCATCCAGATGAAAACAAGTTGGACTTCACAGGAGTTGACATTAGAGTTCCAATGTTTGCATACGTATCACGTGAGAAACGGCCTGGCTATGACCACAACAAGAAGGCTGGAGCCATGAATGCCATGGTTCGAGCCTCAGCAGTTCTATCAAACGGCCCTTTCATTCTCAATTTGGACTGTGACCATTATCTCTACAACTGTCAAGCTATGAGGGAAGGAATGTGTTTCATGATGGATAGAGGTGGAGACAGGATTTGCTATATTCAATTCCCTCAGAGATTTGAAGGAATTGATCCTTCAGATCGCTATGCCAACCACAACACTGTCTTCTTTGATG GTAATATGAGGGCATTGGATGGTCTTCAAGGCCCAGTCTATGTGGGAACTGGCTGCATGTTTAGGCGATACGCATTGTATGGGTTCAACCCACCAAGAGCAAACGAATACACAGGCATGTTTGGCCAAGTCAAGTCTGTAGCCAGAACTAATTACCAACCACAATCTGAGGAAGATGATTCTGACTCTCAACCTTTGACTTCACACCCTGACTTGGACCTTCCAAAGAAATTTGGAAGCTCTACCATTTTTACAGAGTCGATCCCTGTGGCTGAGTTCCAAGGTCGTCCCCTTGCTGATCATATCTCTGTCAAGAATGGTCGGCCCCCTGGTGCCCTACTCATGGCTCGTCCACCACTTGATGCCCAAACTGTTGCTGAGGCTGTCGCTGTCATCTCATGCTG GTATGAAGACAAGACTGAATGGGGAGAAAGAATTGGATGGATTTATGGGTCCGTGACAGAAGATGTGGTAACTGGATATAGGATGCACAATCGTGGGTGGCGGTCAGTTTATTGTATCACCAAGCGTGACGCCTTTCGTGGCACTGCGCCAATTAATCTCACAGATCGTCTTCACCAAGTGCTTCGATGGGCCACTGGTTCAGTTGAaatcttcttctccaaaaaCAATGCTTTTCTTGGAAGCAAACGCCTCAAATTCCTTCAACGTGTGGCCTATCTAAATGTTGGAATTTACCCATTCACTTCCATTTTCTTGGTCGTATACTGCTTTCTCCCAGCACTTTCCCTCTTCTCAGGACACTTCATAGTGCAAGGCTTAAACGTTGCCTTCCTTACCTATCTTCTCATCATCACCGTTTGCCTTTGCCTTCTATCTCTCCTTGAAGTAAAATGGTCAGGCATTGCCTTAGAAGAATGGTGGAGAAATGAGCAGTTCTGGGTCATTGGTGGAACCAGTGCCCACCTGGCTGCAGTCATTCAGGGACTTCTCAAAGTCGTAGCTGGGATCGAAATCTCCTTCACCCTTACATCCAAATCAGCAGGGGATGACGAAGATGACATTTATGCTGATCTATACTTAGTCAAATGGACGAGTCTGTTTATAATGCCACTAACAATCATGATTGTTAACATTATTGCAGTTGTAATTGGATTCTCAAGGACTGTGTACAGTGTGATACCACAATGGAGTAAGCTGGCTGGAGGTTTATTCTTTAGCTTTTGGGTGTTGGCTCATATGTACCCATTTGCCAAAGGGCTGATGGGCAGAAGAGGAAGGCTCCCAACTATTGTCTATGTGTGGTCAGGGCTACTTTCGATCACTGTCTCTTTGCTATGGATATCTATCAGCCCACCTGACGCTGATGGAACTACTCagacatga